Proteins co-encoded in one Hyla sarda isolate aHylSar1 chromosome 4, aHylSar1.hap1, whole genome shotgun sequence genomic window:
- the LOC130367295 gene encoding vomeronasal type-2 receptor 26-like produces MQLTYYIRKVKSALNNGKENYFDQSEDSAAAYRILNWQMKPDGTVTQVKIGNFSISDPPDKALVLNLSLISWPTGGQQVPRSVCSESCPLGFRKAAIQGQPICCHECVPCLQDEISNQTDSINCVRCPWDQWPNYEKSSCLPKPFDFLSYEDVLGAILAASSLISSIVPLLILRLFLKHRNTPIVKASNYSLSCLLLMSLCLCYFSSLGFIGYPEHTRCLLRQVTFGLVFTLCIACILAKTIMVVFAFMATKPGSSLRKWTTFRVSYTIIFICCLLQFILCVTWLSVSPPFSQHNTDIRPELIIVDCNEGSPIAFWTMLGYLFLLATISFIVAFLARRLPDSFNEAQYITFSMFAFLSVWISYIPASLSAQGRYTVAMEIFAILASSWALVICMFLPKCIFILFIPKMNSRKNIIRKIKDSTVYVL; encoded by the exons atgcag CTGACATACTATATAAGGAAGGTCAAGTCAGCTTTAAACAATGGGAAAGAAAACTACTTCGATCAGAGTGAGGATTCAGCTGCAGCCTATCGAATCTTGAACTGGCAAATGAAACCAGATGGAACTGTGACGCAAGTTAAGATTGGAAACTTTAGTATCTCAGACCCCCCAGATAAAGCTCTGGTCCTTAACTTAAGTCTGATCTCATGGCCTACTGGAGGTCAACAG GTCCCACGTTCTGTCTGTAGCGAGAGTTGTCCTCTGGGATTTAGGAAGGCAGCTATTCAGGGCCAACCTATCTGCTGCCATGAGTGCGTTCCCTGTCTACAAGATGAGATCAGCAATCAGACAG ACTCCATTAACTGTGTCAGGTGTCCATGGGACCAGTGGCCGAATTATGAAAAATCCAGCTGTCTCCCAAAACCCTTTGACTTCCTGTCTTATGAAGATGTGTTAGGAGCCATCTTAGCTGCATCCAGCTTGATCTCttccattgttcctcttcttattTTGAGGCTTTTTCTTAAACATAGAAATACCCCTATTGTAAAAGCCAGTAATTATTCTCTAAGTTGTCTTTTGTTGATGTCCCTTTGTCTCTGCTACTTCTCCTCCTTAGGGTTTATTGGATATCCAGAACACACCAGATGTCTCCTACGTCAGGTGACCTTTGGTCTTGTCTTCACTCTCTGTATTGCTTGCATTTTGGCCAAGACGATCATGGTTGTTTTTGCGTTCATGGCCACAAAACCAGGAAGCAGTCTAAGAAAATGGACCACATTCCGGGTCTCCTATACAATTATTTTCATCTGTTGTCTGTTACAGTTCATCCTGTGTGTCACCTGGTTGTCTGTCTCCCCACCGTTCTCACAACATAACACTGACATTAGACCTGAACTCATTATTGTTGATTGTAATGAGGGATCACCCATTGCCTTCTGGACTATGTTGGGTTATCTTTTTCTTCTGGCCACCATAAGTTTTATTGTGGCCTTCCTGGCCCGAAGACTTCCCGACAGCTTCAATGAAGCCCAGTATATTACATTCAGCATGTTTGCCTTCCTCAGTGTCTGGATATCTTATATCCCGGCCTCCCTCAGTGCTCAGGGCAGGTACACAGTGGCTATGGAGATCTTCGCCATCTTAGCATCCAGTTGGGCTTTAGTCATATGTATGTTTCTTCCTAAGTGTATATTCATATTATTCATACCTAAGATGAATTCTAGGAAAAATATCATAAGAAAAATCAAGGATAGCACCGTATATGTTCTATGA